The DNA segment TGCGCTCGACCGCCATTTCGACGGCGTAGTGCTTGCGGATGACCCGGGGTTCCACGGAGGGTCCCGACAGTTCGGCGCTGAGGATCATGGGCTACGTTCTTGTTCTTATAAGGGGGGCGTGCGCCCGAAACGTCGACGGAGCATACACAAGCCGCTCCGGTTGCCAAACTGCTGCAGGTCAGAATTGCAGCGAAATTTGCGCGTGTCGCGGCACCGTCGCAACCGCTCAAGCGAGACGGGCCGAAGCCTGCAGCGGTGACCGACCGGTCGTCATCGGCAGCACTTTCATCGGCTAATGCAACGCGCGGTTTGCCCGGGCCTGCGGCGCACCCTAGAATGCCCCGATGCGCGATGATCTCTCCCTTCTGCTGAACTCTCTCAACGATGCCCAACGCCAGGCCGTAGCGGCCCCTGTTGGCCGTCAGTTGGTCCTGGCCGGTGCCGGTTCCGGTAAAACCCGAGTGCTGGTGCACCGTATCGCCTGGTTGATCCAGGTCGAAAACGCCTCGCCCCACTCCATTCTGTCGGTGACCTTCACCAACAAGGCCGCTGCCGAGATGCGTCACCGCATCGAGCAGTTGCTGGGCATCAACCCGGCTGGCATGTGGGTCGGCACCTTCCACGGCCTGGCGCACCGCTTGCTGCGAGCGCACTGGCAGGAAGCCGGCCTGAGCCAGACCTTCCAGATTCTCGACAGCGACGACCAGCAACGCTTGGTCAAGCGGGTGATCCGCGAGCTGGGTCTGGACGAACAACGCTGGCCGGCGCGTCAGGCGCAGTGGTTCATCAATGGGCAGAAAGACGAAGGTCTGCGGCCGCAACACATCCAGGCCAGCGGCGATCTGTACCTGGCGACCATGCGGGGCATTTACGAGGCCTACGAGGCTGCGTGCCTGCGCGCCGGGGTTATCGATTTCTCCGAATTGCTGCTGCGCGCCCTCGACCTGTGGCGCGATCATCCGGGCCTGCTGGCGCACTATCAGAAGCGCTTCCGGCACATTCTGGTCGACGAGTTCCAGGACACCAACGCCGTGCAGTACGCCTGGTTGCGTCTGCTCGGCAAGGGCGGCGACAGCCTGATGGTGGTCGGCGACGACGACCAGTCGATTTACGGCTGGCGCGGCGCGAAGATCGAGAACATCCACCAATACTCGTCCGACTTCCCGGATTCCCAGACCATCCGTCTGGAGCAGAACTACCGCTCCACCGCCGGCATTCTCAAGGCGGCCAACGCGCTGATTGCCAACAACACCGGGCGCCTGGGCAAGGAGCTCTGGACCGATGGCGGCGACGGCGAAGCGATCAATCTGTACGCCGCGTTCAACGAACACGACGAAGCACGCTACGTTGTCGAAACCATCGAAAGTGCGCTGAAAACCGGCCTGGCACGCAGCGAGATCGCAATCCTGTACCGCTCCAACGCCCAGTCGCGGGTGCTCGAAGAGGCCTTGTTGCGCGAGCGGATTCCGTACCGCATCTACGGCGGCCAGCGCTTCTTCGAACGCGCCGAAATCAAGAACGCCATGGCCTACCTGCGCTTGCTCGAAGGTCGCGGTAACGATGCGGCACTGGAGCGGGTGATCAACGTGCCGGCCCGCGGCATCGGTGAGAAAACCGTCGAAGCGATTCGTGAGCACGCCCGGCACAGCGATGTGTCGATGTGGGAAGCGATGCGCCAGCTGGTTGCCAACAAAGGCCTGACTGGCCGCGCGGCCAGCGCACTGGGTGCGTTTATCGAGTTGATCGAAAACCTTGCCGCCAAGTGCGCCGAGATGCCGTTGCACTTGATGACCCAGACCGTCATCGAGCAGTCCGGCCTGATCGCCTATCACGAA comes from the Pseudomonas granadensis genome and includes:
- the uvrD gene encoding DNA helicase II; protein product: MRDDLSLLLNSLNDAQRQAVAAPVGRQLVLAGAGSGKTRVLVHRIAWLIQVENASPHSILSVTFTNKAAAEMRHRIEQLLGINPAGMWVGTFHGLAHRLLRAHWQEAGLSQTFQILDSDDQQRLVKRVIRELGLDEQRWPARQAQWFINGQKDEGLRPQHIQASGDLYLATMRGIYEAYEAACLRAGVIDFSELLLRALDLWRDHPGLLAHYQKRFRHILVDEFQDTNAVQYAWLRLLGKGGDSLMVVGDDDQSIYGWRGAKIENIHQYSSDFPDSQTIRLEQNYRSTAGILKAANALIANNTGRLGKELWTDGGDGEAINLYAAFNEHDEARYVVETIESALKTGLARSEIAILYRSNAQSRVLEEALLRERIPYRIYGGQRFFERAEIKNAMAYLRLLEGRGNDAALERVINVPARGIGEKTVEAIREHARHSDVSMWEAMRQLVANKGLTGRAASALGAFIELIENLAAKCAEMPLHLMTQTVIEQSGLIAYHEAEKGEKGQARVENLEELVSAARNFENTEEDEELTPLAAFLGHASLEAGDTQADEHEDSIQLMTLHSAKGLEFPYVFLVGMEEGLFPHKMSLEEPGRLEEERRLAYVGITRAMQNLVMTYAETRRLYGSETYNKVSRFVREVPKGLIQEVRLSNSVSRPFGGNQSMSGSNLFSGSEIPETGFVLGQAVRHSIFGEGVILNFEGSGAQARVQVNFGEGSKWLMLGYAKLEAI